The following are encoded in a window of Acyrthosiphon pisum isolate AL4f unplaced genomic scaffold, pea_aphid_22Mar2018_4r6ur Scaffold_19978;HRSCAF=20669, whole genome shotgun sequence genomic DNA:
- the LOC103311801 gene encoding kelch-like protein 3 translates to MFYYLKSVEVYRPSDGVWSSVADMEISRFRPGVAVLDGLLYVMGGEMEEPVVYNTVEIYNPNSNTWTTEILSRNGERTYSGVVIDRPHHFL, encoded by the exons atgttttattacctTAAGAGTGTCGAGGTTTACAGGCCAAGTGATGGAGTTTGGTCATCTGTAGCTGATATGGAAATAAGCCGATTTCGTCCTG gaGTAGCTGTATTAGATGGGTTATTGTATGTTATGGGCGGAGAAATGGAAGAACCAGTTGTTTATAATACTGTAGAAATATACAACCCCAACAGCAATACTTGGACTACAGAGATCTTGTCAAGAAATGGAGAACGAACTTATAGTGGAGTAGTCATTGATAGACCACACCATTTTCTTTAA